The proteins below are encoded in one region of Bremerella sp. P1:
- the ppsA gene encoding phosphoenolpyruvate synthase: MSISTKTEFTLWFNEIGIDDIPIVGGKNASLGEMYGELQSEGIAVPNGFAITADAYRLFLHAAGLDRKLKEVLRDLDTSDIENLRDCGSRIRHAIQSASFPERLEKEICDAYDNLCRSHAPDVAVRSSATAEDLPDASFAGQQETYLNVRGHGQLLDSCRRCFASLFTDRAISYRADKGFDHTKIALSIGVQQMVRSDLATSGVMFSIDTETGFKDAVLINAAYGLGENVVQGSISPDEYYVFKPTLKRGFRPILKKHLGTKEFKLVYDIGGSRMTRNIPVPPDDRARFALNEDEILQLARWAAVIEDHYSKKRGRPTPMDMEWAKDGITGELFIVQARPETVQSQRTGKILETFRLKEKGKRLVTGRSVGERIAAGPVRVIKDAQQLELFQEGEVLVTDKTDPDWEPIMKKAAAIVTNRGGRTCHAAIVSRELGLPAIVGAADATEILTNGKSVTVSCAEGDAGYVYDGQLDFEVQRVDLGDLARPRTHIMMNVANPDEAFRLAQIPNDGVGLARMEFIINNSIQIHPQALLQFDELEDPEAKQQIAKFTAGYEDKPQFFVDTLAAGVGQIAAAFYPNDVIVRMSDFKTNEYANLLGGAPFEPHEENPMIGFRGASRYYDPRYREAFGLECIAMRKVREEMGFTNVKLMIPFCRTVKEGRNVFEVMKQYGLTRGENGLEVYVMCELPSNVWCAAEFAEIFDGFSIGSNDLTQLTLGVDRESEIVAHVFDERNAAVTRAIASAIQAAKQAGRKIGICGQAPSDYPEFAQFLVEQGIDSISLNPDAVLKTTLDILKLEKDLANV, translated from the coding sequence ATGTCCATTTCCACCAAAACTGAGTTCACCCTGTGGTTTAACGAGATAGGCATCGACGACATTCCGATCGTTGGCGGCAAGAATGCCTCACTTGGGGAAATGTACGGGGAACTTCAATCGGAAGGTATTGCGGTCCCTAACGGATTCGCAATCACCGCGGACGCCTATCGTCTTTTCCTTCACGCGGCGGGTCTCGATCGGAAGCTTAAAGAGGTTCTGCGTGATCTCGACACGAGCGATATCGAGAACCTACGCGATTGCGGAAGTCGCATTCGTCACGCGATTCAGTCCGCTTCTTTCCCTGAAAGATTGGAAAAGGAGATTTGTGATGCCTATGACAATCTGTGTCGATCGCACGCACCGGATGTAGCCGTACGCTCGAGTGCTACCGCCGAGGATTTACCTGACGCCAGCTTTGCCGGTCAGCAAGAAACCTATTTAAACGTGCGCGGGCATGGACAACTTCTCGACTCATGCCGACGCTGCTTTGCCTCCCTGTTTACCGACCGGGCCATTTCGTATCGGGCTGATAAGGGATTTGATCATACTAAGATCGCGCTTTCCATCGGCGTACAACAAATGGTCCGATCTGATCTCGCGACCTCAGGTGTCATGTTTTCCATTGATACCGAGACAGGATTTAAGGATGCCGTTCTGATCAACGCCGCCTACGGTTTGGGAGAAAACGTAGTTCAGGGGTCGATCAGTCCGGATGAATACTATGTCTTCAAGCCGACACTTAAACGAGGCTTTCGACCAATCCTCAAAAAACACCTGGGGACCAAAGAGTTCAAACTCGTCTACGACATCGGTGGAAGTCGTATGACCCGAAATATTCCCGTTCCTCCAGACGACCGAGCACGATTTGCTCTCAACGAGGACGAGATTCTGCAATTGGCTCGTTGGGCGGCTGTCATCGAAGATCACTACAGCAAGAAGCGCGGCCGCCCAACGCCTATGGATATGGAATGGGCCAAAGATGGAATCACTGGCGAGTTGTTCATCGTGCAGGCTCGCCCTGAAACCGTCCAATCTCAGCGAACTGGGAAGATCCTAGAGACCTTCCGCCTGAAAGAAAAGGGAAAGCGACTGGTTACAGGACGAAGTGTCGGCGAGCGAATCGCCGCAGGTCCTGTCCGCGTCATCAAGGATGCCCAGCAGCTGGAACTATTCCAAGAGGGTGAAGTCTTGGTGACCGACAAGACAGATCCCGATTGGGAACCCATCATGAAAAAGGCAGCGGCTATCGTCACTAATCGCGGGGGTCGAACCTGCCACGCAGCGATCGTGAGCCGGGAACTCGGCTTGCCGGCCATCGTAGGGGCCGCCGATGCAACCGAGATCCTTACCAACGGCAAGTCGGTAACGGTTAGTTGTGCCGAAGGAGATGCCGGGTACGTATACGACGGCCAGCTCGACTTTGAAGTGCAACGCGTTGATCTTGGCGATTTGGCTCGTCCCAGGACCCATATCATGATGAACGTCGCTAATCCCGACGAAGCGTTTCGGTTGGCTCAGATCCCTAACGACGGTGTTGGATTGGCTCGCATGGAGTTCATCATCAATAACTCGATTCAGATCCATCCACAGGCCTTGCTTCAGTTCGATGAGCTCGAAGATCCGGAGGCCAAACAACAGATCGCTAAGTTCACCGCCGGCTACGAGGACAAGCCACAGTTCTTCGTAGATACGCTGGCTGCGGGTGTGGGACAAATCGCCGCCGCATTTTACCCGAACGATGTGATCGTCCGGATGAGTGATTTCAAAACAAACGAATATGCCAATCTGCTCGGAGGTGCGCCTTTCGAACCACATGAGGAAAACCCCATGATCGGATTCCGCGGGGCATCTCGCTATTACGACCCACGTTACCGAGAAGCGTTTGGCCTGGAATGCATCGCGATGCGTAAGGTCCGCGAAGAGATGGGGTTCACGAACGTCAAATTGATGATTCCCTTCTGTCGCACCGTTAAAGAGGGGCGAAATGTGTTCGAGGTGATGAAGCAGTATGGGCTCACGCGTGGTGAGAATGGACTGGAAGTCTACGTCATGTGCGAACTGCCCAGTAACGTCTGGTGCGCAGCAGAATTTGCTGAGATTTTCGATGGATTCTCTATCGGGTCAAATGACCTGACGCAGCTCACCCTGGGTGTCGACCGCGAATCCGAGATCGTCGCTCACGTATTTGACGAACGCAATGCGGCAGTCACTCGTGCAATCGCTAGTGCGATTCAGGCCGCAAAACAAGCCGGACGAAAGATCGGCATCTGTGGCCAGGCTCCCAGTGACTATCCTGAATTCGCCCAATTTCTAGTCGAACAGGGGATCGATAGCATATCCCTCAATCCCGATGCAGTTCTTAAGACAACGCTCGACATTTTGAAACTCGAAAAGGATCTCGCAAACGTTTAA
- a CDS encoding ferredoxin--NADP reductase encodes MTTPMKSNEKTDMVRESLYNAHVTEIVPLHESLRVLRIVPDAAPLSFLPGQYIGLGLGTWETGDSLENAEPEERGHMIQRAYSISCPVLNKAGQLVRASDLPYLEFYITLVSHSRPHPPSLTPRLFHLKVGDRLWIGKHPRGNYTLRPHGTEDHLVFVATGTGEAPHNVMIAELLSQGHQGPITSLVCVRQRKDLGYLQQHQELERRFPNYRYVPLTTREPENISPHRSDYIGKSYVQDVFRNWESIVTQQSQPTPETSHVYLCGNPAMIGVPKSLQQVPRIYPKPVGMVEILEQQGFRLDQPRLPGNIHIEKYW; translated from the coding sequence ATGACAACGCCTATGAAATCGAACGAAAAGACTGATATGGTTCGGGAGAGTCTCTATAACGCCCACGTTACTGAGATCGTTCCCCTTCACGAGAGCCTGAGAGTCTTGCGAATCGTGCCAGACGCAGCCCCACTTTCTTTCTTGCCAGGGCAATATATTGGTTTGGGACTGGGAACCTGGGAAACCGGCGATAGCCTCGAGAACGCCGAGCCCGAAGAGCGCGGACATATGATCCAGCGAGCTTATTCGATCAGCTGCCCCGTCCTCAACAAGGCGGGGCAACTCGTTCGAGCAAGTGACCTCCCTTACTTAGAGTTTTACATTACGCTCGTATCTCATTCCCGGCCACATCCACCTTCGCTGACGCCACGATTGTTTCACTTGAAAGTTGGAGATCGTCTGTGGATAGGCAAACACCCTCGCGGCAACTACACATTGCGTCCCCACGGCACAGAAGACCACTTGGTTTTCGTTGCGACGGGAACTGGCGAGGCTCCTCATAACGTGATGATTGCCGAACTCCTATCGCAAGGGCACCAAGGCCCAATCACTAGTTTGGTCTGTGTACGCCAACGAAAAGATCTAGGCTACTTACAGCAGCATCAGGAATTGGAGCGGCGGTTCCCCAACTATCGCTACGTTCCCTTAACAACACGCGAACCGGAGAATATCTCTCCCCATCGTTCCGACTACATCGGGAAGAGTTACGTCCAAGATGTGTTTCGAAATTGGGAATCGATTGTTACCCAGCAGTCGCAACCGACTCCTGAGACAAGTCATGTCTACCTATGTGGCAACCCTGCCATGATTGGAGTACCCAAGTCGCTTCAGCAGGTCCCACGCATTTATCCCAAACCTGTCGGAATGGTAGAGATCCTTGAGCAACAAGGATTCCGGCTCGATCAGCCACGGCTGCCGGGCAATATTCATATTGAAAAGTACTGGTAA
- a CDS encoding hydrogenase maturation protease — MQILSVGSSHSDDQVGWLVADLLRERGFEQIHIVHNVDELLWYLTPDSPSIIVDACQSGSPVGTQFRFEWPDPAIDLQIGRTSHGINIPYALRLAEVLGKLPREVIVFAIEIRSSYSTEPMAVEVITAAHGLADRIELEIAAQGGSNRCMNDL; from the coding sequence ATGCAAATTCTTTCCGTCGGTAGTTCTCACAGTGATGACCAGGTCGGTTGGCTAGTTGCCGATTTGTTGCGCGAGAGGGGCTTCGAGCAGATTCATATCGTTCACAACGTTGACGAGTTATTGTGGTACCTAACGCCCGATTCCCCTTCGATCATTGTGGATGCATGCCAAAGCGGTTCACCGGTGGGAACGCAGTTCCGTTTTGAATGGCCAGATCCCGCTATCGATTTACAAATTGGCAGAACGTCGCATGGAATCAATATTCCTTACGCTTTGCGACTCGCGGAAGTGTTAGGGAAACTGCCTAGAGAGGTCATCGTATTTGCGATCGAGATCCGATCCTCGTATTCCACGGAACCTATGGCGGTGGAAGTGATCACCGCCGCTCACGGGCTGGCAGATCGCATCGAATTGGAAATAGCTGCGCAGGGAGGAAGCAATCGATGCATGAACGATCTTTAG
- a CDS encoding hydrogenase maturation nickel metallochaperone HypA/HybF produces the protein MHERSLVNALLSQISGIASSYPTSRVSGIRISIGRFSGVEPDLFRMALEEMLPESPYRGAEIDMKVVEIEALCSQCEHQFPVTAFCFTCPLCGCQRTSIVQGEELVLDSLVLQEESSCPTSN, from the coding sequence ATGCATGAACGATCTTTAGTGAATGCTTTGCTGAGCCAGATAAGCGGAATTGCAAGTTCTTATCCAACGTCGCGTGTGTCGGGCATTCGCATCAGTATTGGCCGGTTTTCAGGTGTCGAGCCGGACCTTTTTCGAATGGCGCTAGAGGAGATGCTGCCTGAGTCCCCTTATCGAGGTGCTGAGATCGACATGAAGGTAGTCGAAATTGAAGCTCTGTGCTCCCAATGCGAACATCAATTTCCGGTAACGGCGTTTTGCTTCACTTGCCCACTTTGCGGCTGTCAGCGCACGAGTATTGTCCAGGGCGAAGAACTTGTGCTGGATAGCCTCGTGCTTCAGGAGGAATCGTCATGTCCAACGTCGAACTAA
- a CDS encoding Crp/Fnr family transcriptional regulator — protein sequence MSNVELREAIRGVDCFQGIHEDDLEQVAKMGHAMDVAANETVFREGDPAVSSYVVVSGTLSLEVCAPGVGCRRISTIRDQEFLGWSPVLDNFHLTVTARTVTATQLIEFPKDELLALCDRSPHFGYVFMRGVAQTLARRLSAARMQLLDLFGDEAETNTADG from the coding sequence ATGTCCAACGTCGAACTAAGAGAAGCGATTCGAGGTGTCGATTGTTTTCAAGGAATTCATGAGGATGACTTGGAGCAAGTCGCTAAGATGGGACACGCAATGGATGTTGCGGCAAACGAAACTGTGTTTCGAGAAGGGGATCCGGCAGTCAGTTCCTATGTGGTTGTCTCGGGAACCCTTTCGCTGGAAGTCTGTGCTCCGGGAGTCGGCTGCCGACGCATCTCGACTATCCGCGACCAGGAGTTCCTAGGGTGGTCGCCGGTACTGGATAATTTCCACCTGACCGTTACCGCACGTACAGTGACCGCTACCCAATTGATTGAGTTTCCCAAGGACGAGTTGCTCGCGCTGTGCGATCGCAGCCCGCATTTTGGCTATGTGTTTATGCGTGGTGTTGCCCAAACTCTCGCGAGACGTCTCAGTGCAGCGCGAATGCAGTTGCTGGACTTGTTCGGGGACGAAGCCGAAACGAACACAGCCGACGGATAA
- a CDS encoding 4Fe-4S dicluster domain-containing protein — protein MDPMQQDNSLPTQPGMLVRIAKEQLEAIIHAFRVRGYRAILPKVAGGAVIYEDAEDITQLPIGVLDEQEGGTYRLKRSSRDGYFDYVVGPHSVKRYLFPPTETVLRSDRVGGTWRFEAPEPESEPTVIVGVRSCDLHAIAIQDQVFLEGPYVDQGYKARRENLALVAVNCRRAAATCFCHSMGSGPAVTRGFDLALTEMDESFVVEIGTDLGSEIMAACQWSGLTESEAKAVREIPAQLRKKMEEGGRGYGDEEDPHVGSPDRKLDTEGIRDLLVNNLEHREWESVAQRCLSCANCTLVCPTCFCSSIEDVTDLTGEHVERERTWGSCFTAEHSYMNSGSVRNSIRSRYRQWLVHKLATWIDQFDTSGCVGCGRCITWCPVGIDLTEEVAAIRGDQ, from the coding sequence ATGGACCCCATGCAGCAGGACAACTCGTTGCCTACGCAGCCCGGCATGCTCGTGCGAATCGCTAAGGAGCAACTCGAGGCGATTATCCATGCGTTTCGTGTTCGAGGTTACCGAGCGATTCTCCCAAAAGTCGCAGGTGGAGCGGTAATCTACGAAGACGCTGAGGATATCACCCAATTGCCAATCGGTGTGCTAGACGAGCAAGAGGGAGGTACGTATCGCCTAAAGCGCAGTTCTCGGGACGGGTACTTCGACTATGTAGTTGGTCCTCATTCGGTAAAGCGATATCTGTTTCCCCCGACGGAAACGGTGCTACGTTCAGATCGTGTCGGGGGAACTTGGCGGTTTGAAGCTCCCGAACCAGAAAGCGAGCCCACCGTGATTGTGGGGGTTCGATCTTGTGACCTACACGCTATCGCGATTCAGGACCAAGTGTTCCTCGAAGGCCCCTACGTCGATCAGGGCTACAAAGCTCGCCGTGAAAACCTAGCCTTGGTGGCGGTCAACTGTCGCCGGGCAGCCGCTACCTGCTTTTGTCACTCAATGGGATCCGGTCCGGCCGTGACGAGGGGCTTCGATCTGGCGTTGACGGAAATGGACGAGTCTTTTGTTGTAGAAATCGGCACAGACCTGGGTAGCGAAATCATGGCTGCGTGTCAGTGGTCAGGCTTGACGGAGAGTGAAGCGAAAGCTGTTCGGGAAATTCCTGCCCAGTTACGTAAGAAGATGGAAGAAGGCGGGCGAGGCTATGGAGACGAAGAAGATCCGCACGTTGGCAGTCCCGACCGCAAACTCGATACGGAAGGGATTCGCGATCTACTGGTCAATAATTTAGAGCATCGCGAGTGGGAGAGTGTCGCTCAGCGATGTCTTTCTTGCGCGAATTGTACACTCGTTTGCCCGACCTGTTTTTGTTCATCAATTGAAGACGTAACGGATCTGACCGGCGAACATGTTGAGCGAGAGCGTACGTGGGGATCCTGCTTCACAGCCGAACATTCCTACATGAACTCCGGATCTGTAAGAAACTCAATCCGCTCGAGATATCGACAGTGGTTGGTACACAAGCTGGCTACATGGATCGATCAATTCGATACCTCTGGCTGCGTCGGGTGTGGTCGCTGTATTACGTGGTGCCCTGTCGGAATTGATCTCACTGAGGAAGTCGCCGCGATTCGGGGGGATCAGTGA
- a CDS encoding FAD/NAD(P)-binding protein: MLYVPGFGEAAISISSGTDEFPRLGHTFRVVGDVTGALSTLKEGDQIGVRGPFGNPWPLEELQGKHVIMVAGGIGLAPLRPLIVHLLEHRSDYKSLKLIYGAKLPNELLFRREFAKWKEGGLDLEETVDRGTLQWSGHIGVVTEVMRPFSGDLEQTRLLACGPEIMMRFVAREAMSMRISPAHIFLSLERNMKCAMGMCGVCQFGPEFVCKDGPVFSYERINLFLRLEDL; this comes from the coding sequence ATGCTATACGTTCCTGGTTTTGGCGAAGCGGCTATTTCAATCAGCTCAGGCACGGATGAATTTCCTCGCCTCGGGCACACGTTTCGGGTTGTCGGTGATGTGACCGGTGCCCTCTCAACTCTTAAGGAAGGTGACCAGATCGGCGTTCGTGGCCCTTTTGGAAATCCTTGGCCGTTAGAAGAGTTACAGGGCAAGCATGTCATTATGGTGGCCGGAGGAATCGGCTTGGCGCCACTAAGACCATTGATCGTGCATTTGCTTGAGCATCGTTCCGACTACAAATCATTGAAATTGATTTATGGTGCTAAATTGCCGAATGAGCTGCTCTTTCGGAGAGAGTTCGCCAAGTGGAAGGAAGGAGGTCTAGACCTGGAGGAGACTGTCGACCGAGGAACACTGCAGTGGTCAGGACACATCGGCGTAGTTACCGAAGTCATGCGGCCATTTAGCGGTGATCTTGAACAAACCAGGCTCTTGGCATGTGGACCGGAAATCATGATGCGGTTCGTCGCACGCGAGGCGATGTCGATGAGGATTTCTCCTGCTCATATCTTTCTGTCCCTAGAACGCAACATGAAATGCGCGATGGGGATGTGTGGGGTCTGTCAGTTCGGCCCTGAGTTTGTATGCAAAGACGGGCCAGTGTTCTCCTACGAACGAATCAACTTGTTCTTGCGTTTGGAGGATCTGTGA
- a CDS encoding oxidoreductase codes for MTDKKKLAVFKFASCDGCQLTLLDCEDELLAVAEAIEIAHFLEARSRSLEGPYDIGLVEGSITTPEDVQRIQEVRKACKFLVTIGACATAGGIQALRNWADVDEYVQHVYAHPEYISTLKTSTPISDHVAVDFELRGCPISKYQLVELLSALVRGKKPQTPTHSVCVECKKRGTVCVAVAQGIACLGPLTQAGCGDTHENRGAICPACNRECFGCFGPQDQVNGSSLTDAYQQAGNARLPLVQLTRNFNGYAPGFRETSESLEKQDDST; via the coding sequence ATGACCGACAAGAAGAAGCTGGCGGTATTCAAGTTTGCCTCCTGTGATGGATGTCAGTTGACACTTCTGGACTGCGAAGACGAATTGCTGGCGGTCGCCGAAGCGATCGAGATTGCCCATTTTCTGGAAGCAAGATCACGAAGTTTGGAGGGACCTTACGATATCGGACTGGTCGAAGGGTCCATCACGACACCAGAGGATGTTCAGCGAATTCAAGAGGTCCGCAAAGCATGCAAATTCCTGGTTACTATCGGAGCGTGCGCCACGGCCGGTGGTATCCAGGCTCTCCGAAATTGGGCCGACGTGGATGAGTACGTCCAACACGTCTACGCTCACCCAGAGTATATTTCCACACTAAAGACGAGCACGCCCATATCGGATCACGTCGCGGTCGACTTCGAACTGCGAGGCTGTCCAATCAGTAAATATCAGTTGGTCGAATTACTGTCGGCTCTCGTTCGGGGTAAGAAACCGCAGACACCCACTCACAGTGTGTGTGTCGAGTGTAAGAAACGGGGGACGGTGTGCGTTGCCGTGGCGCAAGGGATTGCCTGCCTGGGGCCACTCACGCAGGCAGGCTGCGGAGATACTCATGAAAACCGTGGTGCGATTTGTCCGGCCTGTAATCGTGAATGCTTTGGCTGTTTCGGTCCACAAGACCAAGTCAACGGAAGTAGTCTCACAGACGCGTATCAGCAGGCGGGGAATGCGCGACTACCCTTGGTTCAATTGACACGGAACTTCAATGGCTACGCTCCCGGATTCCGGGAGACAAGTGAGTCCTTGGAAAAGCAGGATGACTCTACATGA
- a CDS encoding Ni/Fe hydrogenase subunit alpha translates to MSTEEEPHPNDRRTIEVKAISRVEGEGRLHLRVQGDVVEHVELNIYEPPRFFESFLRGRQVHEVPDITARICGICPVAYQMSSCHALEKALGISISPEIRLLRRLLYCGEWIESHVLHMFLLHAPDFLGYESGISMAVDHKEQVERGLELKKIGNQLLETLGGRAIHPVNVTVGGFYRAPSVRELKLLLPRLEWGLKTALETVEWVSKFDFPDFDLDYDLVSLHHEEEYPLNEGQVASSSGLKIPVEEYETYFYERHIEHSTALYSVKGPDDRFYLTGPLARLNNCIEMLSPICRKAFDQTGLILPLRNNFQSIVARSLEVAYAFDEAIRIVKAYQAEVSPSRTPFQLRPGEGCHATEAPRGLLYHRYRIGEDHLIAEAKIVPPTSQNQGQIETDLREFLPRIVDLKDAEIAQRSEHLIRNYDPCISCATHFLQLSIDRKTDSQPHIG, encoded by the coding sequence ATGAGCACCGAAGAAGAGCCGCATCCGAACGACCGCCGAACGATTGAAGTGAAGGCCATCTCACGTGTAGAAGGAGAAGGACGCCTTCACCTGCGTGTTCAAGGCGATGTTGTGGAACATGTGGAGCTGAATATATACGAGCCTCCAAGATTCTTCGAAAGCTTCTTGCGAGGCCGCCAGGTGCACGAAGTGCCTGATATCACCGCACGTATCTGTGGCATATGCCCGGTTGCTTACCAGATGAGTTCCTGCCATGCGCTGGAAAAGGCGTTGGGGATTTCCATCTCGCCGGAGATACGCCTATTGAGGCGGCTTTTGTACTGTGGGGAATGGATTGAAAGTCACGTTCTTCATATGTTCCTTCTACATGCACCTGACTTCTTGGGATACGAGAGTGGTATCTCGATGGCGGTGGACCACAAAGAGCAGGTTGAACGTGGATTAGAGCTGAAGAAAATTGGTAATCAGCTGCTTGAGACGCTTGGTGGCCGAGCGATTCACCCTGTCAATGTTACCGTGGGTGGATTCTACCGTGCGCCGAGTGTGCGAGAATTGAAGCTGCTACTTCCTCGACTGGAATGGGGATTAAAGACCGCTCTGGAAACCGTGGAATGGGTCAGCAAGTTTGACTTTCCGGACTTTGATTTGGACTACGACCTGGTCTCGTTGCATCATGAGGAAGAGTATCCTTTGAATGAGGGTCAGGTTGCTTCCTCGTCGGGCCTAAAGATTCCAGTGGAGGAGTATGAGACTTACTTTTATGAGCGGCACATAGAACATAGCACGGCGCTTTATAGCGTGAAGGGACCGGATGATCGCTTCTATCTAACAGGTCCGCTGGCGCGACTGAATAATTGCATAGAGATGCTTTCACCTATTTGCCGGAAAGCATTCGACCAAACCGGCTTGATTTTGCCACTGAGGAATAATTTTCAGAGTATCGTGGCCAGGTCGCTGGAAGTTGCCTATGCCTTCGATGAGGCGATCCGAATTGTGAAGGCTTATCAGGCCGAGGTGAGTCCTTCGCGTACTCCTTTTCAGCTTCGGCCTGGAGAAGGTTGCCATGCCACAGAAGCCCCACGTGGGTTGCTCTATCATCGTTACCGCATCGGCGAAGACCATCTGATCGCCGAAGCGAAAATTGTCCCACCAACTTCCCAGAACCAAGGACAGATCGAAACGGACCTACGCGAGTTTCTTCCGCGGATCGTTGACCTGAAAGATGCAGAGATTGCCCAGCGATCTGAACATCTAATCCGCAATTATGATCCCTGTATCAGCTGCGCAACCCACTTTTTGCAGCTTAGCATCGACCGCAAGACGGATTCCCAACCCCATATTGGATAA
- the hypB gene encoding hydrogenase nickel incorporation protein HypB has protein sequence MSTETISVKQDIRTLRQAAAAAFKKRMQEQGTCVIRLLSSPGSGKTTLLEETAKRLREHHSVGILVGDIATNRDAERLAPLVTTAQITTGGACHLELPLVEKILPQLGNQSFEFLFVEDVGNLVCPASHDLGEHLRVLVLSTTEGDDKPGKYPKAFRTSQAVVINKTDLLPYVPFSVDRAMADARDVRGDLEFFPMSALSGEGIEAWCEYLIALRDKTMAEATGPVSDMD, from the coding sequence ATGTCGACCGAGACGATTTCCGTAAAGCAGGACATTCGGACACTTCGCCAAGCGGCGGCAGCAGCGTTTAAGAAACGGATGCAGGAGCAAGGGACGTGTGTCATCCGCCTTCTATCATCGCCCGGTTCGGGGAAAACAACACTTCTGGAGGAAACCGCAAAGCGTTTACGAGAACATCACAGCGTGGGAATCCTAGTGGGGGATATCGCCACGAATCGTGATGCGGAGCGACTGGCACCTTTGGTGACGACGGCACAAATCACTACCGGTGGCGCCTGTCATTTGGAGTTGCCGCTCGTAGAAAAGATCTTGCCGCAATTGGGTAATCAATCCTTTGAGTTCCTATTCGTCGAAGATGTTGGAAATCTGGTGTGTCCTGCTTCGCACGATCTGGGAGAACATCTTCGGGTGCTTGTGTTGAGCACGACCGAAGGAGACGACAAGCCCGGCAAATACCCAAAGGCATTCCGCACCAGTCAGGCCGTTGTGATTAACAAGACTGACTTGCTTCCTTACGTTCCTTTCTCCGTCGATCGAGCAATGGCCGATGCTCGGGATGTCAGAGGCGATTTAGAGTTCTTTCCGATGTCGGCACTATCGGGAGAAGGGATCGAAGCGTGGTGTGAATATCTAATTGCCCTCCGCGACAAGACGATGGCGGAGGCGACCGGTCCTGTTTCGGACATGGACTAA